The following proteins come from a genomic window of Rhodohalobacter sp. 614A:
- a CDS encoding lysylphosphatidylglycerol synthase transmembrane domain-containing protein, which yields MKSKLLKITASLLIGGFFLWLAFRNVEFSELWDQISTVSFYWLPFFVVALVFSHYLRAERWRLLLADDGQFIGRTTLFAGVMLGYVVNSLVPRLGEISRPVYVARKEEISSGNLIGTIVAERFFDLLTMFFLILVTTFLLVSDVELLQEVFGVQGWTWKQFIWIPVTFVILLIAMVAFYKLMIVLDRKQITTNPVILRLISAAKSFGEGMISLRRVKSWPRFLLYTAGIWTGYIVMTYLPFYMMDMQTVYGLTFADGIVVTVVSSIGVSIPTPAAVGSYHLFIQQCLHLLYDVSLVQALTYATVTHAVTVISVFVIGPIALWWDKYYTLRYS from the coding sequence ATGAAGTCAAAACTATTAAAAATCACGGCTTCTCTTCTTATTGGAGGATTTTTCCTCTGGCTGGCTTTCAGGAACGTTGAGTTTTCCGAATTATGGGATCAAATTTCAACCGTTTCATTCTATTGGCTTCCCTTTTTTGTTGTTGCTCTTGTTTTCAGCCACTATTTACGCGCGGAGCGCTGGCGTTTGCTGCTGGCCGATGACGGACAATTTATTGGACGAACAACTCTCTTTGCCGGTGTCATGCTCGGTTATGTTGTGAACAGCCTTGTGCCGAGACTGGGTGAGATCTCCCGGCCGGTATATGTGGCCAGGAAAGAAGAAATAAGCAGTGGCAATTTGATAGGAACCATTGTAGCCGAGAGATTTTTTGATCTGCTTACCATGTTCTTTCTCATTTTGGTTACGACATTCCTCCTGGTCAGTGATGTTGAGCTTCTGCAAGAAGTTTTTGGAGTTCAAGGCTGGACATGGAAACAGTTTATATGGATTCCGGTAACATTTGTAATACTTCTAATAGCAATGGTTGCATTTTATAAGTTGATGATTGTTCTGGATCGAAAACAGATTACCACAAACCCGGTCATATTAAGATTGATTTCTGCGGCCAAATCATTCGGTGAAGGCATGATTTCTTTGCGCCGTGTAAAAAGCTGGCCCAGATTTCTTCTCTATACCGCAGGCATTTGGACAGGCTATATTGTAATGACCTATTTGCCATTTTATATGATGGATATGCAAACCGTCTATGGCCTGACATTTGCTGATGGGATTGTGGTAACCGTGGTATCGTCTATCGGGGTGAGTATTCCCACTCCGGCTGCGGTTGGTTCATACCATCTGTTTATCCAGCAATGTTTACATCTTTTATATGATGTTTCATTAGTACAAGCATTAACTTATGCTACTGTAACACATGCCGTTACAGTAATATCCGTGTTTGTTATTGGTCCAATAGCCCTGTGGTGGGACAAGTACTACACACTTAGATATTCATAA
- a CDS encoding LolA family protein encodes MNLVFKNIALLILMVLLPAVLAGQNTPQFDQLKQRFENDFVFKSDFTHEYNDTFTGDQQVTTGVIWVGKEQYKMRSGESIMLVDSEISRVFDNNKNRVIISDYVEEEDDFAPSRMLQGVDDSYNVEEYQDEEGGTVIELTSDDPFSIFLNVSIFLNASGTPTRIVAIDQVENELITHFSNGEFIQRAPEIFQFEYPEDAEVIDLRHDS; translated from the coding sequence ATGAACTTGGTATTTAAAAATATTGCTCTGTTAATATTGATGGTTCTGTTACCTGCAGTACTGGCGGGTCAGAACACTCCTCAGTTTGATCAGCTCAAGCAAAGATTTGAGAATGATTTTGTATTCAAATCCGATTTTACCCACGAGTACAATGATACGTTTACGGGAGATCAACAGGTTACAACCGGCGTTATTTGGGTAGGCAAGGAACAGTATAAAATGAGAAGCGGCGAGAGTATTATGCTCGTTGATAGTGAAATATCCAGGGTATTTGATAATAATAAGAACCGGGTTATCATCAGCGATTATGTTGAAGAGGAAGATGATTTTGCTCCGTCCCGAATGCTTCAGGGTGTGGATGATTCCTACAATGTGGAAGAATATCAAGACGAAGAGGGAGGAACCGTGATTGAACTGACATCCGATGACCCCTTTTCCATATTTTTGAACGTTTCTATTTTTCTGAATGCATCAGGCACGCCTACACGGATTGTTGCCATAGACCAGGTTGAGAATGAGTTGATCACCCATTTTAGCAATGGAGAATTCATTCAGAGAGCACCCGAAATTTTTCAATTTGAATACCCTGAAGACGCCGAAGTCATTGATCTGCGTCACGACTCCTGA
- a CDS encoding DNA translocase FtsK, with amino-acid sequence MAKKSSNKLFKGFDDSRKMEVIGILIMAISVLLLLSIASYHPDDYAIVKSLSYDTLLEVDGGAALRVNNWLGVFGAYISYFFVNTLFGYVSILIPIIVLAIGWVVFRQENISELGWAVAYGLWMVFLISTTVGWFYTRYEAYSMAWSGNSGIYFSSLLQNFTGVGSIIILFVLLFVSLLILIDRDLQKTIDRVKDWSPNFSFEKFKRDKSKKEIQPEPSSSVNVRQQQKVEQTYKSEASERREERRRTKTIDEIVEQSEEVDRIREKERQKESANLENRPPRAILERASSSEAKTGSEEDDVEISVIVGEGDEEASDKELDRKNKEKAKDATPVIKYKFPGIDILDTPPNEGNEVDLEEIKINKKIILEKLKRHKIEILSINAIVGPTVTLYEIEPAPDVKISKIQSYANDLKMATAAHGLRIMAPIPGRSAVGIEVPNKTRETVFIKTVLNTKKFVETDYALPIALGKTIENEVYMVDLNKMPHLLIAGATGSGKTVGINTIITCLLYKCHPDDLKFVLIDPKKIELSLYRNIQNHFLAVLPGSEEPIVTDTDAALETLQSITKEMDERYDLLKMAMVRDIKAYNKKFDNGELDEDLDHRHLPYIVVVIDELADLMMTAGKQIEEPIARIAQLARAVGIHLVVATQRPSVNVITGTIKANFPARMAYQVASKVDSRTILDTGGADQLVGSGDMLFSNGAGMTRIQNAYVSTREVEKITSFIGSQRGYKKPFHLPVIEDETSGIPDPLDDIDELFKDAAKIVVLHQQGSVSLLQRKLKIGYNRAGRIIDQLYNAEIVGPFQGSTARDVRISEEEELEEIFDELGI; translated from the coding sequence ATGGCTAAGAAAAGCTCAAATAAATTGTTTAAAGGTTTCGATGACTCCCGCAAAATGGAAGTCATCGGAATCCTGATCATGGCTATTTCTGTGCTTTTATTGCTCAGCATAGCTTCTTACCATCCGGATGACTATGCTATTGTAAAGTCATTGTCGTACGATACTCTTCTTGAAGTTGATGGGGGCGCGGCTCTTCGCGTCAATAACTGGCTGGGAGTTTTTGGAGCATATATCTCCTACTTCTTTGTGAATACCCTTTTTGGCTATGTTAGCATTTTGATTCCCATTATTGTTCTTGCAATTGGTTGGGTGGTTTTTCGACAGGAAAACATAAGCGAGCTGGGATGGGCAGTAGCATACGGCTTATGGATGGTTTTTTTGATTTCCACGACCGTCGGCTGGTTTTATACGCGCTACGAAGCTTACTCTATGGCGTGGAGTGGAAATTCCGGCATCTATTTTTCCAGCCTGTTGCAGAATTTTACGGGCGTCGGTTCTATCATCATCCTGTTCGTTCTTCTTTTTGTATCTCTTTTGATTCTGATTGACCGAGATCTCCAGAAGACTATTGACCGGGTAAAGGATTGGTCTCCCAATTTTTCCTTCGAGAAGTTTAAGAGAGATAAATCAAAAAAAGAAATTCAGCCCGAACCCTCTTCGTCTGTCAATGTCCGGCAGCAACAAAAAGTGGAACAGACTTATAAAAGCGAGGCCTCAGAGCGGCGTGAAGAAAGACGCCGTACAAAAACCATTGATGAGATTGTAGAGCAATCCGAAGAAGTGGACCGAATACGTGAGAAAGAGCGCCAAAAAGAGAGCGCCAATCTCGAAAATCGTCCGCCCCGAGCAATTCTGGAACGTGCTTCATCTTCTGAAGCCAAAACCGGTTCAGAAGAAGATGATGTGGAAATTTCTGTGATTGTAGGTGAAGGAGATGAAGAAGCCAGCGACAAAGAACTTGATCGCAAAAACAAAGAAAAAGCCAAAGATGCCACACCGGTCATCAAATACAAATTTCCGGGAATTGATATTCTTGATACACCGCCGAACGAAGGAAATGAAGTGGATCTCGAGGAGATTAAAATCAACAAGAAAATCATCCTGGAAAAACTCAAGCGGCATAAAATTGAGATTCTCAGTATCAACGCTATTGTGGGACCTACAGTTACTCTTTATGAAATTGAACCCGCTCCGGATGTGAAAATCAGCAAGATTCAGAGCTATGCCAATGACCTGAAAATGGCAACGGCTGCACACGGACTCCGAATTATGGCTCCCATTCCCGGCCGCTCTGCTGTTGGAATTGAAGTGCCGAATAAAACCCGCGAAACGGTTTTTATTAAGACGGTTCTTAATACCAAGAAATTTGTTGAAACCGATTATGCACTTCCAATCGCATTAGGAAAAACGATTGAGAATGAAGTATACATGGTGGATCTGAACAAGATGCCCCACCTTTTGATTGCGGGGGCAACCGGGTCTGGTAAAACAGTTGGTATCAACACGATTATTACGTGTCTGCTTTACAAATGTCATCCGGATGATCTGAAATTTGTACTCATCGATCCCAAAAAAATCGAGCTTTCTCTCTATCGGAATATTCAGAATCATTTTCTTGCCGTATTGCCGGGTTCGGAAGAACCTATTGTTACTGACACAGATGCCGCACTCGAAACGCTGCAAAGCATCACCAAAGAGATGGACGAGCGGTACGATTTGCTAAAAATGGCAATGGTTCGTGATATAAAAGCATACAACAAAAAGTTTGATAACGGAGAACTGGATGAAGATCTTGATCATCGCCATTTGCCCTATATTGTTGTAGTAATTGATGAGCTGGCTGATTTGATGATGACCGCCGGTAAACAGATTGAAGAACCCATCGCGCGGATTGCACAACTTGCGCGGGCCGTTGGTATTCATCTGGTGGTGGCAACCCAGCGTCCCTCAGTGAACGTAATTACCGGTACCATCAAAGCTAACTTCCCGGCCAGAATGGCTTACCAGGTAGCTTCAAAAGTAGACTCCAGAACCATTCTTGATACGGGTGGTGCCGATCAGCTTGTGGGAAGCGGAGATATGTTGTTTTCTAACGGTGCGGGCATGACGCGTATTCAGAATGCCTATGTATCAACAAGAGAAGTGGAAAAAATCACCTCCTTTATTGGTAGTCAGCGGGGATACAAAAAGCCATTTCATCTGCCGGTTATTGAAGATGAAACCTCAGGTATTCCGGATCCGCTTGATGATATAGACGAATTGTTCAAAGATGCAGCTAAAATTGTTGTGCTTCATCAACAAGGGTCAGTATCCCTCCTTCAGCGAAAATTAAAAATCGGGTATAACCGGGCAGGACGAATTATTGACCAGTTATACAATGCCGAGATCGTTGGGCCGTTTCAAGGAAGTACGGCACGTGATGTAAGAATTTCCGAAGAGGAAGAACTTGAAGAGATATTTGATGAACTTGGTATTTAA
- a CDS encoding 2-phosphosulfolactate phosphatase, translated as MVNLKKIDVFYSLHSFQEDELRDKTVVIIDVLRASSTIVTAFMNGAKAIIPVGDMGEASKIAQNVDSDNYLLCGEKDGEKIEGYDLGNSPLEYTKEIVEGKTLIFNTTNGTKAIKKSLGSSKTYISAFLNVNAIVEELKAQTNDIVLVCAGWKGRLAFEDMLLAGNIIHLLSEGNLPNDARDGAKVAFGLYDKYGDDISTVIHQSNHAMRLKDIIDSGDIDYCCQVDITNILPRLKEGMITLTDG; from the coding sequence ATGGTAAATCTTAAAAAAATCGATGTATTCTACTCATTGCACTCATTCCAGGAAGATGAGTTAAGGGATAAAACAGTTGTTATTATAGATGTGCTCAGGGCATCATCTACCATAGTTACTGCATTTATGAACGGTGCAAAAGCTATTATTCCCGTGGGTGATATGGGAGAAGCCAGTAAAATTGCACAGAATGTAGACTCTGATAATTATCTGCTTTGTGGCGAAAAAGATGGCGAAAAAATTGAAGGGTACGATTTGGGCAACTCCCCGCTTGAATACACCAAAGAAATAGTAGAAGGAAAAACCCTTATTTTTAATACCACCAATGGTACAAAAGCCATTAAAAAATCACTTGGATCCTCAAAAACATATATTTCGGCATTTCTGAATGTGAATGCAATTGTAGAGGAACTGAAGGCTCAGACTAATGATATTGTATTGGTATGCGCGGGTTGGAAAGGCAGGCTGGCATTCGAAGATATGTTGTTGGCCGGTAATATCATCCACTTATTAAGTGAAGGAAATCTGCCAAACGATGCCCGTGACGGCGCAAAAGTTGCATTTGGTTTATACGATAAATATGGTGATGATATATCTACGGTTATACACCAATCAAACCACGCGATGCGTTTGAAAGATATCATCGATTCTGGCGATATAGATTACTGCTGTCAGGTTGATATAACGAATATACTACCGCGACTTAAAGAAGGGATGATTACCCTTACAGATGGCTAA
- the gcvT gene encoding glycine cleavage system aminomethyltransferase GcvT, producing MLKKTPLYTEHKELGARLIDFGGFEMPVQYAGIKQEHLAVRKHAGLFDVSHMGEFFISGPEALALIQKVTINDASVLTPGRAQYSAMCYENGGIIDDLLVYMLDEEQYMLVVNASNIEKDLDWIQSKNSMKADVQNRSDSIGLLALQGPKSVEILQKLTSTKVASIPFYRFEKGSVAGEDDIIISATGYTGEKGFELYMNTDQVDIKKIWVEILQAGKEFNLEPAGLGARDTLRLEMGYPLYGNDITRETNPLEARMGWLTKLQKEDFVGKESLLEQKSNGIPRKLMGFEVQEERKIPRSGYEIRDSYGSKIGFVTSGTHSISLNKGIGLGYMETSKAAEGEKIFIKIRKDQVPAMVIKPPFINK from the coding sequence ATGTTAAAAAAAACTCCACTATATACTGAACATAAAGAATTGGGGGCACGCCTTATTGATTTTGGGGGATTTGAAATGCCCGTTCAATATGCAGGTATTAAGCAAGAACATCTTGCGGTGAGGAAACATGCAGGCCTATTTGATGTATCACACATGGGTGAGTTTTTTATCTCCGGGCCCGAAGCGTTGGCACTTATTCAGAAGGTAACGATTAACGATGCCTCCGTTTTAACACCGGGAAGGGCACAATATTCTGCCATGTGTTACGAAAACGGCGGGATTATTGATGACCTTTTGGTTTATATGCTTGATGAAGAACAGTACATGTTGGTGGTGAATGCATCGAATATTGAGAAAGATCTCGACTGGATTCAAAGTAAAAACAGCATGAAAGCAGATGTTCAAAATCGATCTGACAGCATTGGCTTGCTGGCATTGCAAGGACCGAAGTCTGTAGAAATTCTTCAGAAGCTGACTTCAACAAAAGTTGCATCCATACCCTTTTACAGATTTGAAAAAGGAAGCGTAGCCGGCGAAGATGATATTATTATTTCGGCAACAGGCTATACCGGCGAAAAGGGTTTTGAATTATATATGAATACAGACCAGGTGGATATAAAAAAGATATGGGTTGAGATATTGCAGGCCGGAAAAGAATTCAACCTTGAACCCGCAGGGCTTGGCGCAAGAGATACTCTGCGGCTGGAAATGGGATATCCATTGTACGGGAATGATATTACCAGGGAAACCAATCCATTGGAAGCACGCATGGGCTGGCTTACGAAATTACAGAAAGAAGATTTTGTTGGGAAGGAATCCCTTCTGGAACAAAAGAGCAATGGAATTCCAAGAAAATTAATGGGTTTTGAAGTTCAGGAAGAGCGTAAAATTCCCCGCTCTGGATATGAAATCCGTGATAGTTACGGCTCCAAAATTGGATTTGTAACAAGCGGAACTCACTCTATTTCTCTGAATAAAGGAATAGGGTTGGGATATATGGAAACCAGCAAAGCTGCAGAAGGCGAAAAAATATTTATAAAAATCAGGAAAGATCAGGTGCCGGCGATGGTCATAAAGCCACCTTTTATAAACAAATAA
- a CDS encoding Mrp/NBP35 family ATP-binding protein, which translates to MSIHKEEVKSALSQVIHPTYQKDLITLDLIQDLVTQDKYIAFTLELPEKNDKLANKLKDECQQAVKKFIDPEAVLDITIGINISKQRELEGDQGQQKNQQQQTQQPVLPGVKNVIAVASGKGGVGKSTVAANLAVAIAQTGAKVGLLDTDIYGPSIPTMFGVKERPNITTQKKLVPIEKHGVHLVSMGFLVDTDQAMIWRGPMVTSAIKQFMQEVEWGELDYMILDLPPGTGDIQLTLVQTVPLTGAVVVSTPQTVALDDARKGVAMFGKVNVPVLGIIENMAYFVPEDMPEKKYYIFGKHGARNLAKKLEVPFLGEIPLRENLRKTSDSGTPIVAKDPASDSGICLKEIANRTLQSLAIRNQQQQSTDKVDIKIRP; encoded by the coding sequence ATGTCTATCCACAAAGAAGAGGTAAAAAGTGCCCTCTCACAGGTCATCCATCCAACCTACCAGAAAGACTTGATAACTCTGGATTTAATCCAGGATCTGGTAACACAGGATAAGTATATAGCCTTTACACTTGAACTGCCTGAGAAAAATGACAAACTGGCAAATAAATTAAAAGACGAGTGTCAACAAGCTGTTAAAAAGTTTATTGACCCCGAAGCTGTTTTGGATATTACTATTGGTATAAATATTTCCAAACAACGTGAACTTGAAGGAGATCAGGGACAACAGAAAAATCAGCAGCAACAGACACAGCAACCGGTTCTTCCCGGCGTAAAAAATGTAATTGCTGTGGCGTCGGGCAAGGGTGGCGTGGGGAAATCCACAGTAGCGGCAAACCTTGCCGTGGCAATTGCACAAACGGGGGCGAAAGTCGGCTTGCTGGATACCGATATCTACGGCCCCAGCATTCCTACCATGTTTGGCGTGAAGGAACGGCCCAATATCACCACTCAAAAAAAACTCGTTCCCATCGAAAAGCATGGCGTTCACCTTGTGTCTATGGGCTTTTTGGTTGATACCGATCAAGCTATGATCTGGCGCGGACCGATGGTTACAAGCGCCATCAAACAATTTATGCAGGAGGTAGAATGGGGAGAGCTGGATTATATGATATTGGATCTCCCTCCCGGAACTGGCGACATCCAGCTAACCCTGGTACAGACAGTTCCCCTTACAGGCGCTGTGGTAGTTTCTACACCGCAAACCGTTGCTCTGGATGATGCCCGAAAAGGAGTTGCCATGTTTGGCAAAGTGAATGTTCCGGTTTTGGGGATTATTGAAAATATGGCGTACTTCGTGCCCGAAGATATGCCCGAGAAGAAGTATTACATTTTCGGGAAACATGGAGCCAGAAACCTTGCTAAAAAACTTGAAGTGCCATTTCTGGGCGAAATTCCATTGAGGGAAAATCTTCGCAAAACCAGCGATTCGGGAACGCCGATTGTGGCAAAAGATCCTGCTTCTGATTCGGGCATTTGCCTTAAAGAAATTGCGAACCGAACCCTGCAGTCGCTTGCCATTCGTAACCAGCAACAGCAATCTACAGATAAAGTTGACATCAAAATTCGTCCATAG
- a CDS encoding TlpA family protein disulfide reductase — translation MAENSTSTKKDYRSLIEWGVIIAVILVLYLTGWHTQVIGTLQRGVLATGLIKPSIPENTTGFENASLDFYFTDENGSEKSLGDFEGDVIFMNIWATWCPPCIAEMPSIHSLYTHFKDDENISFVLVSMDEDFEKARQFMETREYDLPIYHYRTKVRGTYESTVIPTTYVISPDSKIVLEKRGFAKYDTEEFRNFLEGLAE, via the coding sequence ATGGCCGAGAATTCTACCTCAACTAAAAAGGATTATCGCTCGCTGATAGAGTGGGGAGTGATTATTGCCGTTATCCTTGTGCTTTACCTGACCGGCTGGCACACACAGGTGATCGGTACCCTTCAGCGTGGAGTTCTGGCAACAGGGCTAATAAAACCGTCCATCCCGGAAAACACTACCGGCTTTGAAAACGCCAGCCTCGACTTCTACTTTACGGATGAAAATGGTTCTGAAAAATCGCTTGGTGATTTCGAAGGAGACGTTATTTTTATGAATATCTGGGCTACATGGTGCCCGCCCTGCATTGCAGAAATGCCGTCCATCCATTCCCTTTATACTCATTTCAAAGACGATGAAAATATTTCATTTGTCTTGGTCTCAATGGATGAGGATTTTGAAAAGGCCCGGCAATTTATGGAAACGCGAGAGTATGATCTACCGATCTATCACTACCGCACAAAAGTGCGTGGAACGTATGAGAGCACCGTAATACCTACCACATATGTCATTTCACCCGATTCCAAAATTGTTCTTGAAAAGCGAGGATTTGCCAAATATGATACAGAAGAATTCAGGAATTTCCTGGAAGGATTGGCAGAGTAA
- a CDS encoding choice-of-anchor D domain-containing protein, whose protein sequence is MFRKLFFLTLLIGLLSIHNMSAQDAGNHPLNFIDEAHSRHVCNLPATDVDAHFFVQSNPEVRDRIKAKTQTLLDVDFSSSCSGEQWPQQAKGAFEFAMAIWADHVNSDIPIKVRANWTELDDNTLASATPGRVLKLPDSNYGLPDTWYAISQISAIAKQPYRDQLDEVDYDIDMDVQCTRDDWYFGTDANVPSGRYDFVTVILHEIGHGLGFLGGLSAEEETETAEWAFDTPIIYDRFTVDGNNTHLIETSTYPNPSQELYEALVGEEGGVFFDGENANNSLNGFGVFHRAKLFTPNPYRQGSSYSHVDLNTFNRTVNALMVPNIASAFAVHSPGPLMCGIFSDMGWPLGEGCLDLIDSSIITASTDELNFGVINLGETAQRTITLSNREDAELPLTGSMEVEGGQFAIAGNSSFTIQPGASQEFTVTYTPTNDVRQRSNLMIQHTGNNEATPLSIPILAEALKEGQVVQLYQSYPNPFVQDNTENLSSPIIEFSISEAADVLLDVYTVAGQHVLSLVDSHIQPGIYQEYVDLRGYTTGIYIYRIVVGGEVNTGKLMYVR, encoded by the coding sequence ATGTTCAGGAAATTATTTTTTCTAACCCTTCTGATAGGGCTTCTGTCCATTCATAATATGTCTGCCCAGGATGCCGGAAATCATCCCTTAAATTTTATTGATGAAGCCCACAGCAGGCATGTTTGTAACCTTCCTGCAACCGACGTCGATGCTCACTTTTTTGTTCAGTCCAATCCTGAAGTGAGGGACAGGATAAAAGCTAAAACACAAACCCTTTTAGATGTTGATTTTTCCAGTTCTTGCAGTGGAGAGCAATGGCCGCAACAAGCGAAAGGTGCTTTTGAATTTGCCATGGCCATTTGGGCAGATCACGTTAATTCTGATATTCCCATTAAGGTGAGGGCAAACTGGACGGAATTGGATGACAACACACTTGCCAGTGCCACTCCTGGCCGGGTTTTAAAATTACCTGATTCCAATTACGGATTACCAGACACATGGTATGCAATTTCACAAATCAGTGCAATTGCCAAACAGCCTTATAGAGATCAGCTCGACGAAGTTGATTATGATATTGATATGGACGTGCAGTGTACTCGTGACGATTGGTATTTTGGCACAGATGCCAACGTGCCGTCTGGTCGATACGATTTTGTAACGGTGATTTTACATGAAATAGGCCACGGCCTTGGTTTTCTTGGAGGGCTTTCAGCCGAGGAAGAGACGGAAACAGCAGAATGGGCATTTGATACACCCATTATTTATGATCGGTTCACAGTAGATGGAAACAATACTCATTTGATTGAGACAAGTACCTATCCAAACCCTTCGCAAGAGCTTTATGAAGCACTCGTGGGAGAAGAAGGCGGTGTTTTCTTCGATGGAGAAAATGCAAACAATTCATTGAATGGCTTCGGCGTATTTCATCGAGCAAAGCTGTTTACACCTAATCCGTACAGGCAGGGGTCAAGTTATTCGCATGTGGATCTGAATACATTCAATAGAACAGTGAATGCTCTGATGGTACCCAATATTGCCTCGGCTTTTGCCGTACATAGCCCGGGGCCACTCATGTGTGGCATTTTCAGTGATATGGGTTGGCCACTTGGAGAAGGTTGCCTGGACCTGATAGATTCTTCCATCATCACTGCCAGTACAGATGAATTAAATTTTGGAGTGATTAATTTGGGTGAAACAGCCCAGAGAACAATAACTCTTTCCAATAGAGAAGATGCTGAATTGCCTCTTACAGGTTCGATGGAGGTAGAAGGTGGTCAGTTCGCTATTGCGGGAAATAGCAGTTTCACCATTCAACCGGGAGCTTCACAGGAATTTACTGTTACCTATACACCAACAAATGATGTGCGGCAGAGAAGTAACCTGATGATTCAGCATACCGGCAATAATGAGGCGACTCCTCTTTCAATTCCAATTCTGGCAGAAGCATTAAAAGAGGGACAAGTCGTTCAATTATACCAGAGTTATCCCAATCCATTTGTTCAGGATAATACTGAAAATTTGTCCAGCCCTATCATCGAGTTTTCAATTTCTGAAGCTGCCGATGTATTGCTGGATGTATATACGGTTGCCGGACAGCATGTTTTATCACTTGTTGATAGCCACATACAGCCAGGAATTTATCAGGAATATGTAGATTTGCGAGGGTACACAACCGGAATCTATATCTATCGCATTGTTGTGGGAGGAGAAGTAAACACAGGCAAGCTAATGTATGTGAGATAA
- a CDS encoding TspO/MBR family protein, with protein sequence MNSQVSRTTTSSIVGLILWIGLCFLVAWTGARVSPGIAPSEWYNALNKPGWNPPNWVFGPVWTLLYTLMGIAAWRIWNKFGFREARPALVLFLLQLGLNGLWSQLFFRLQSPGWAFIEIFFLLAAIIITSYLFSKKDKWAFGLMVPYILWVSFAACLNGTIWWIN encoded by the coding sequence ATGAATTCTCAGGTAAGCCGAACCACAACTTCATCAATCGTTGGATTAATCCTGTGGATTGGACTATGCTTTTTAGTTGCGTGGACCGGCGCCAGGGTATCTCCGGGAATTGCACCTTCGGAATGGTACAACGCTTTAAACAAACCGGGCTGGAATCCTCCCAACTGGGTTTTTGGGCCGGTATGGACGCTGCTTTATACGTTAATGGGAATCGCAGCCTGGAGAATCTGGAATAAATTTGGATTCCGTGAGGCGAGACCAGCCCTCGTCCTTTTCCTGCTTCAGTTGGGACTGAATGGATTATGGTCTCAACTTTTTTTTAGACTGCAATCTCCCGGATGGGCATTTATAGAGATTTTCTTTCTTTTGGCAGCTATTATCATCACAAGCTACCTCTTTTCAAAAAAAGACAAATGGGCGTTTGGGTTGATGGTGCCATATATTCTTTGGGTCAGTTTTGCGGCCTGCCTGAACGGCACCATCTGGTGGATAAATTAA